The proteins below are encoded in one region of Chrysemys picta bellii isolate R12L10 chromosome 4, ASM1138683v2, whole genome shotgun sequence:
- the LOC101939790 gene encoding probable transmembrane reductase CYB561D1 isoform X2: protein MQAGPPESRVSRWLRRGTGLLAHLVALGLTLFLLLLSRPGTSLFSWHPVFMSIAFCLCLPEAILLFSPENSPFCLCSRQVKVWLHWTAQTLVVVAATLGLAFIISSKNRSELPHLVSWHSLLGVLTLAATCGQALCGLSLRFPQLLRISSVARLRLYHVTCGLVVCLLATFTVVLGICSDWFQAQIKGVAWYFCLALPFYPTLVIMNQTTGVHLPKKRVRV, encoded by the exons atgcaggccgGGCCCCCTGAGTCCCGCGTCTCCCGCTGGCTGCGGCGTGGCACCGGCCTCCTGGCGCACCTGGTGGCGCTGGGCCTCAccctcttcctgctgctgctctcccgaCCCGGCACCA GTCTGTTTTCTTGGCACCCTGTCTTTATGTCTATAGCg ttctgcctctgcctacccgaaGCCATCCTGCTCTTCTCGCCTGAGAACTCGCCGTTCTGCCTTTGCTCCCGCCAGGTGAAAGTGTGGCTGCACTGGACCGCGCAGACGCTAGTGGTTGTGGCTGCCACGCTGGGCCTGGCCTTCATCATCTCCAGCAAGAATCGGAGCGAGCTCCCGCACTTGGTTTCCTGGCATAGCCTCCTGGGAGTCCTGACTCTGGCTGCCACCTGCGGGCAGGCTCTGTGCGGGCTTAGCCTGCGCTTCCCCCAGCTGCTGAGGATCTCCTCTGTGGCACGGCTGAGGCTGTACCATGTCACATGTGGCCTGGTTGTGTGTCTGCTGGCCACCTTCACTGTAGTCCTCGGGATTTGCTCTGACTGGTTCCAAGCACAGATCAAAGGGGTAGCTTGGTATTTCTGCCTGGCACTGCCCTTCTACCCTACCCTGGTGATCATGAACCAGACCACGGGCGTTCACCTACCGAAGAAAAGGGTGCGTGTCTGA
- the LOC101939790 gene encoding probable transmembrane reductase CYB561D1 isoform X1, translated as MQAGPPESRVSRWLRRGTGLLAHLVALGLTLFLLLLSRPGTSLFSWHPVFMSIAVKVWLHWTAQTLVVVAATLGLAFIISSKNRSELPHLVSWHSLLGVLTLAATCGQALCGLSLRFPQLLRISSVARLRLYHVTCGLVVCLLATFTVVLGICSDWFQAQIKGVAWYFCLALPFYPTLVIMNQTTGVHLPKKRVRV; from the exons atgcaggccgGGCCCCCTGAGTCCCGCGTCTCCCGCTGGCTGCGGCGTGGCACCGGCCTCCTGGCGCACCTGGTGGCGCTGGGCCTCAccctcttcctgctgctgctctcccgaCCCGGCACCA GTCTGTTTTCTTGGCACCCTGTCTTTATGTCTATAGCg GTGAAAGTGTGGCTGCACTGGACCGCGCAGACGCTAGTGGTTGTGGCTGCCACGCTGGGCCTGGCCTTCATCATCTCCAGCAAGAATCGGAGCGAGCTCCCGCACTTGGTTTCCTGGCATAGCCTCCTGGGAGTCCTGACTCTGGCTGCCACCTGCGGGCAGGCTCTGTGCGGGCTTAGCCTGCGCTTCCCCCAGCTGCTGAGGATCTCCTCTGTGGCACGGCTGAGGCTGTACCATGTCACATGTGGCCTGGTTGTGTGTCTGCTGGCCACCTTCACTGTAGTCCTCGGGATTTGCTCTGACTGGTTCCAAGCACAGATCAAAGGGGTAGCTTGGTATTTCTGCCTGGCACTGCCCTTCTACCCTACCCTGGTGATCATGAACCAGACCACGGGCGTTCACCTACCGAAGAAAAGGGTGCGTGTCTGA